One region of Nitrospinaceae bacterium genomic DNA includes:
- a CDS encoding sigma-54-dependent Fis family transcriptional regulator, whose amino-acid sequence MNKLRTGPFQIVGESKPIREVFEVIEKAAPAASTVMIFGESGTGKEMVARALHANSQRADKPFVAVNCAAIPHELLESELFGYEKGAFTGAANVRIGRMELANEGTIFLDEIGDMPLTLQVKLLRVLSEREIDRIGGSKSISIDVRVIAATHRNLEQSVQSGKFREDLYYRLNIIPVVIPPLRERRSDIPLLVTYFLDQFNRIQGGFEKSVSQEAMEILMNYEWPGNIRELANFIERMVVLSPGAVITPRDLPEKVLGETPREKWAPLAEPDLDENPAQALQNSLRKTYSMSLPDEGMNLKSAVEDFERGLIMEALEKTDWVKNKAAGLLGLNRTTLVEKLKKMNIRREAVT is encoded by the coding sequence ATGAATAAGCTACGCACAGGCCCCTTCCAAATTGTAGGCGAAAGCAAACCCATCCGAGAAGTCTTTGAAGTGATCGAAAAGGCGGCTCCCGCAGCAAGCACAGTCATGATTTTTGGCGAGAGCGGGACGGGCAAGGAAATGGTTGCACGCGCCTTGCATGCCAACAGCCAGCGTGCAGACAAGCCTTTCGTTGCCGTCAACTGCGCCGCCATTCCCCACGAACTTTTAGAGAGCGAACTGTTCGGTTACGAAAAGGGAGCCTTCACCGGAGCCGCCAACGTCCGCATTGGCCGTATGGAGCTGGCAAATGAAGGCACCATTTTTCTCGATGAGATCGGCGACATGCCGTTGACCCTGCAGGTAAAACTATTAAGAGTGTTGTCGGAACGCGAGATCGATCGCATCGGTGGCTCCAAATCGATCAGCATCGACGTTCGGGTCATCGCGGCAACGCACCGGAATTTAGAGCAGTCGGTGCAGAGCGGAAAATTCCGCGAGGATCTTTATTACCGTCTCAACATCATTCCGGTCGTCATCCCTCCCCTTAGAGAAAGAAGATCGGACATCCCGCTTCTCGTCACCTACTTTCTGGACCAGTTCAATAGAATCCAGGGTGGTTTTGAAAAAAGCGTCAGCCAGGAAGCGATGGAGATTCTGATGAACTATGAATGGCCGGGGAATATTCGCGAGCTTGCGAACTTCATCGAGAGAATGGTGGTTCTCAGTCCGGGGGCCGTGATCACGCCGCGCGATTTACCGGAAAAAGTGCTGGGCGAGACTCCCAGAGAAAAGTGGGCGCCGCTTGCGGAACCCGACTTAGATGAAAACCCTGCACAGGCTCTGCAAAATTCATTGCGGAAAACTTATTCCATGAGTCTTCCCGATGAGGGGATGAATCTGAAAAGCGCGGTCGAAGATTTTGAAAGAGGCCTGATCATGGAAGCGCTGGAAAAAACCGACTGGGTGAAAAACAAAGCCGCCGGTCTTCTCGGATTGAACCGGACCACGCTCGTCGAGAAACTAAAGAAAATGAATATCCGGCGGGAAGCGGTAACCTGA
- a CDS encoding radical SAM protein, with protein sequence MLHLALDTFNRLIYKIPRKPRHIQIEVTNRCNMDCSMCPREDLEIELEHMDWDKFVAVVGQLLVKEDVTLTGWGEPFLHPQIFDMIAHCKDRGHKVMITSNGLFTRPSIIERILQSGLNTLTFSIDRVEGSTSAEEGHNNNGVYQNIETLARMRKKGSLSLRLQSTLHADCENDLYDVIRYAGKIGCEVVNVGRLDRKYAPSLKRPNLQEEERIFQNANRIARSLGVQLDWIQYSVSKGITRFAYQLLRKKLHRSGKYCLKTFDNAYISREGNVTPCCLLPEAKMGNMLDQNLDDIWQSDGFNDFRENYRDICGSCDLWTISQVDPATRGGKVEQG encoded by the coding sequence ATGCTCCATCTAGCCCTCGACACATTTAACCGGTTGATTTACAAGATCCCCCGGAAACCCCGCCATATCCAGATCGAGGTAACCAACCGTTGCAATATGGACTGCTCCATGTGCCCCAGGGAAGACCTGGAAATCGAACTGGAGCATATGGACTGGGACAAATTCGTGGCGGTGGTCGGCCAACTGCTCGTCAAAGAGGACGTCACTCTGACCGGCTGGGGCGAACCTTTTCTGCATCCCCAAATTTTCGACATGATCGCCCATTGCAAGGACCGGGGGCACAAGGTCATGATCACCTCCAACGGCTTGTTCACCAGACCGTCAATCATAGAGCGCATTCTGCAATCCGGCCTGAACACTCTGACGTTTTCAATAGACCGAGTGGAGGGAAGCACCAGCGCCGAGGAAGGTCACAACAACAACGGGGTCTACCAGAATATCGAAACCCTGGCCCGAATGCGGAAAAAAGGATCTCTGTCGCTCCGCCTGCAATCGACCTTACATGCGGACTGCGAAAATGATCTTTACGATGTGATCCGATATGCGGGAAAAATCGGCTGTGAAGTGGTGAATGTCGGCCGTCTGGATCGAAAATACGCCCCCAGCCTGAAACGCCCGAACCTTCAGGAGGAGGAGCGCATTTTTCAAAACGCCAATCGTATCGCCCGTTCTTTAGGCGTGCAACTGGACTGGATTCAGTATTCGGTTTCCAAGGGCATCACGAGATTCGCCTATCAGCTGTTGCGCAAAAAACTGCACCGATCCGGGAAGTATTGCCTGAAAACTTTTGACAATGCCTATATCAGCCGGGAAGGAAACGTCACCCCCTGCTGTCTTTTGCCGGAAGCAAAAATGGGCAACATGCTCGACCAGAACCTTGACGATATCTGGCAAAGCGACGGATTCAACGATTTCAGGGAAAACTACCGGGACATCTGTGGGTCCTGTGATTTGTGGACCATCTCCCAGGTGGACCCCGCAACGCGGGGAGGAAAAGTGGAGCAAGGCTAG
- a CDS encoding shikimate dehydrogenase (NADP(+)), producing MKDISAAKNIADIIELRLDLISRFDLSQLTQATTLPVIVTNRTKLEGGQFKGTEEERVDILKQAIAAGADYIDIETSTPKELLQSVLANKGKTRAILSYHNFSNTLEDLEPLYEIMCDLPGDILKIVTYAQDINDNLKMFQLLKRAKQENRKLIALCMGDNGEISRVLSPLFGGFLTFGALATGKESAPGQILASTLKNVYRADRQRENFRIYGVIGNPVAKSMGYLIHNRAFQEIGSNDIYVSFLVKNVEKFFNEFKAFFSGLSVTMPCKESVMPLLDEVDETAKKIGAVNTVVKENNGWKGYNTDCTGAVQALEAHLDLKNKNVLIIGSGGTAKAIGYGVVEKGAHLTVTYNRNKERGVKLAEELGCRLAGIRDIGDHDFDVLINCSPVGMSPNVDKTPFSNRYLKKEMLVFDSVYNPPETRLIKEAKKAGCRVISGVELFINQAVGQFEMWAGKKAPAQAMRDVLMEKIEEQPEG from the coding sequence TTGAAGGACATTTCCGCTGCCAAGAACATCGCCGATATCATTGAACTGCGCCTCGACCTGATTTCCCGGTTCGATTTATCACAACTCACGCAAGCGACTACGCTTCCCGTGATTGTCACCAACCGCACCAAGCTGGAAGGCGGCCAGTTCAAGGGCACGGAGGAGGAGCGAGTGGATATCCTCAAGCAGGCGATTGCGGCAGGTGCGGACTACATCGACATCGAAACCTCAACACCGAAGGAGTTACTGCAATCCGTTTTGGCAAATAAAGGAAAGACACGCGCTATTCTTTCGTACCATAACTTCAGCAACACCCTGGAAGATCTCGAACCGCTGTACGAAATCATGTGCGACCTGCCGGGAGATATTTTAAAAATCGTGACCTACGCCCAGGATATCAACGACAATCTGAAGATGTTTCAATTGCTCAAACGGGCGAAGCAAGAGAACCGCAAACTGATCGCCCTTTGTATGGGAGACAATGGCGAGATCAGCCGCGTTCTCTCTCCGCTTTTCGGAGGGTTTTTGACCTTTGGCGCATTGGCGACCGGTAAGGAAAGCGCGCCGGGACAGATCCTGGCAAGTACTTTGAAAAACGTTTATCGCGCCGACCGCCAGAGAGAAAATTTCAGAATTTACGGAGTCATCGGCAACCCGGTTGCAAAAAGCATGGGCTATCTGATTCACAACCGCGCGTTTCAGGAAATCGGGTCGAACGATATCTACGTGTCCTTTCTCGTGAAGAACGTCGAGAAATTTTTCAACGAGTTCAAAGCATTTTTTTCCGGCCTCAGCGTCACCATGCCCTGCAAGGAAAGCGTCATGCCTCTGCTTGATGAGGTCGATGAGACGGCAAAAAAAATAGGCGCCGTGAACACGGTGGTGAAAGAAAATAACGGTTGGAAAGGCTATAACACCGATTGCACAGGCGCCGTTCAAGCGTTGGAGGCGCATCTGGATTTAAAAAATAAAAATGTTTTGATCATCGGTTCCGGCGGGACGGCAAAAGCCATCGGCTACGGCGTGGTCGAAAAAGGGGCCCATCTCACGGTCACCTACAACCGGAATAAGGAGCGCGGCGTCAAACTGGCAGAGGAGCTGGGTTGCCGACTGGCCGGCATCCGCGATATCGGCGACCACGATTTCGATGTGTTGATCAACTGCTCTCCTGTGGGAATGAGTCCCAACGTCGATAAAACGCCTTTTTCCAACCGCTATTTGAAAAAGGAAATGCTGGTGTTCGATTCCGTGTACAACCCGCCGGAAACCCGTCTCATCAAAGAAGCTAAAAAGGCAGGATGCAGGGTCATCTCCGGTGTGGAGTTATTCATTAATCAGGCGGTGGGCCAGTTCGAAATGTGGGCCGGAAAAAAAGCGCCTGCCCAGGCTATGCGCGATGTGCTGATGGAGAAGATTGAGGAACAACCAGAAGGGTAA
- a CDS encoding sulfurtransferase, with protein MANPKVLEIQPLVLKKRMDDGEDICLVDVREAWEHSLAAIPGSEHIPLGELADRVQELLYEENIVVYCHIGERSYRGAVILMESGFKNVHNLIGGIDGWSQVVDPSVPRYRAGG; from the coding sequence ATGGCAAATCCAAAAGTGCTGGAAATTCAGCCCCTGGTTTTAAAGAAACGCATGGACGACGGGGAGGACATTTGCCTGGTGGATGTCCGGGAGGCCTGGGAACATTCGCTGGCGGCCATTCCCGGTTCGGAACACATTCCCTTAGGCGAACTGGCGGACCGGGTGCAGGAACTGCTCTACGAGGAGAACATCGTGGTGTACTGCCACATAGGTGAACGGTCTTACCGGGGAGCGGTCATACTCATGGAGTCGGGATTCAAAAACGTGCACAACCTGATCGGCGGCATCGACGGCTGGTCGCAGGTGGTCGACCCCTCGGTCCCGAGGTACCGGGCGGGAGGGTGA
- a CDS encoding transporter, with amino-acid sequence MQEPEENSQIIVDRRPLWIVIVDRMRRPILLALIFAIFLILLNGKGPENLSPEGYKVLCVFFLCVSLWSTNLIPLSVTSLLAIALIPLLGIMDASHVYSFFGNRAVFFILGVFILSAAMVGSGLSVRLSMWVMEHFGNTPKKLITSIYFFGALSSCFMSEHAVATMLFPILMEIVQSLNLPRGRSVFAKALFFAMAWGCIIGGAMTVLGGGRVPLAVEILEKTTQGQSTIGILEYTQWSFPLVLLLFACGWVVLLTMFPPDLDDIKPAQEALAKKHQTLGRMTFQEKGIGLVMAATLFAWFGYGDSLGIANIAILSLVLLFSLNLINWKMVEPHINWAIILMYGGAICLGEVMATSGAALWLSQSIFEGTVQSGTLFLISIAILSLLFTTFMSNSAVIAILLPPAISMCEAYGISPVLATLTVILPSNFAFSLPIATPASALAYSSRYISLGEMIKAGSLLSLMGMGCYLFLLVVYWPMIGFK; translated from the coding sequence ATGCAGGAACCGGAAGAAAATTCTCAGATCATCGTCGACCGCAGACCTCTGTGGATCGTCATCGTCGATAGAATGCGTCGCCCCATTCTGCTGGCATTGATTTTCGCGATTTTCCTGATCCTGCTCAACGGGAAGGGACCGGAAAACCTTTCTCCTGAGGGGTATAAGGTGCTTTGCGTGTTTTTTCTGTGCGTGAGCCTCTGGTCCACCAATCTCATCCCGCTATCGGTCACCAGCCTGCTGGCGATCGCCTTGATCCCGCTTCTTGGAATCATGGATGCCTCGCATGTGTATTCATTTTTTGGCAACCGGGCGGTTTTCTTCATCCTCGGAGTTTTCATTTTATCGGCGGCAATGGTCGGGTCGGGGTTGAGCGTCCGGCTTTCCATGTGGGTGATGGAACATTTCGGAAACACACCTAAAAAACTGATCACCTCTATTTATTTCTTTGGCGCTCTCAGTTCCTGCTTCATGTCCGAACACGCGGTGGCAACGATGTTATTTCCCATCCTGATGGAAATCGTTCAATCCCTGAATCTTCCACGGGGAAGATCGGTGTTCGCCAAGGCTCTGTTTTTTGCCATGGCCTGGGGATGCATTATCGGCGGAGCCATGACGGTGCTGGGCGGAGGACGGGTTCCCCTCGCCGTGGAAATCCTGGAAAAAACGACGCAGGGACAAAGCACCATCGGCATCCTGGAATACACCCAATGGAGCTTTCCTCTGGTTCTGCTGCTTTTCGCCTGCGGCTGGGTGGTTTTACTGACGATGTTTCCCCCAGACCTTGACGACATCAAACCGGCTCAGGAAGCTCTGGCGAAAAAACACCAAACTCTAGGGCGCATGACGTTTCAGGAAAAAGGCATCGGCCTGGTAATGGCCGCTACCCTGTTCGCATGGTTCGGTTACGGAGACTCTCTTGGAATCGCCAACATCGCCATCCTCTCTTTGGTGCTGTTATTCTCGCTCAACCTCATCAACTGGAAAATGGTGGAACCGCATATCAACTGGGCCATCATTTTGATGTATGGCGGCGCTATTTGCCTGGGCGAGGTCATGGCCACTTCAGGAGCGGCTTTATGGTTGTCACAATCCATTTTCGAAGGAACGGTGCAATCGGGAACTCTGTTCTTGATCTCCATCGCCATTCTTTCTTTGCTGTTCACCACGTTTATGAGCAACTCCGCGGTGATTGCCATCCTTCTACCACCTGCCATCAGCATGTGCGAGGCTTACGGGATCAGTCCGGTGCTGGCGACCCTGACGGTTATTTTGCCGAGTAATTTTGCGTTCAGTCTGCCGATTGCAACACCGGCCTCGGCTCTCGCTTATTCTTCGAGATACATTTCCCTGGGGGAAATGATCAAGGCCGGAAGCCTGCTCAGCCTGATGGGCATGGGCTGTTATCTTTTCCTGCTGGTCGTTTACTGGCCGATGATCGGATTCAAATAA
- the tyrS gene encoding tyrosine--tRNA ligase has translation MISVQDQLKIIRRGATEIIDEKELTEQLETSIKTGRSLRVKAGFDPTAPDLHLGHTVLLHKMRQFQSLGHEVIFLIGDFTGMIGDPTGKSETRKSLTPEEVKVNAQTYLDQVYKILDEKKTTVAYNSEWMAKFTSQDMIGLAARYTVARMLERDDFQKRMANNLPISIHELFYPLIQGYDSVALKADVELGGTDQKFNLLVGRDMQRSYSVAPQTVLTMPLLEGTDGVQKMSKSLGNSIGVLDSPGEMFGKIMSISDDLMWRYYELLSDIPDAELEKLRGQAKSGELNPKNAKVSLAKEIVGRYHSPDLADHAAHEFENVFKKKEVPDEIPEAKTWGHEARWICKVLAEHSLVDSTSAAQRLIKQGAVSVNGQKIADKDLQLEGNQEYLIKVGKKRFLKITVS, from the coding sequence ATGATTTCCGTCCAGGACCAGTTGAAAATAATACGCCGCGGAGCGACTGAAATCATTGATGAAAAAGAGCTCACGGAACAATTGGAGACATCCATTAAAACAGGCAGGTCCCTTCGAGTCAAGGCGGGCTTTGACCCCACGGCGCCCGATTTACACCTCGGGCACACGGTCTTGCTTCACAAGATGCGGCAGTTTCAGAGCCTCGGTCACGAGGTGATCTTTTTGATCGGCGATTTCACCGGCATGATCGGCGATCCGACCGGCAAGTCAGAAACTCGAAAAAGCCTCACTCCAGAAGAAGTCAAAGTCAATGCCCAGACCTATCTGGATCAGGTGTACAAGATCCTGGATGAGAAAAAAACCACCGTGGCCTACAACAGCGAATGGATGGCAAAGTTCACATCGCAGGACATGATTGGCCTCGCCGCCCGTTACACAGTCGCCCGCATGCTGGAGCGCGACGATTTTCAAAAACGCATGGCAAACAACCTGCCGATTTCCATCCATGAACTGTTTTATCCTTTGATTCAGGGATACGATTCGGTGGCGTTAAAGGCTGATGTGGAATTGGGAGGCACCGATCAAAAGTTCAACCTGCTGGTGGGACGCGACATGCAGCGGTCCTATTCAGTGGCCCCGCAAACCGTGCTCACCATGCCGCTTCTGGAAGGAACCGACGGCGTTCAGAAAATGAGCAAGAGTCTGGGAAACAGCATCGGTGTGCTGGACTCGCCGGGAGAAATGTTCGGTAAGATCATGTCGATATCCGACGATTTGATGTGGCGGTATTACGAACTGTTGAGCGATATCCCGGATGCAGAACTTGAAAAGCTTCGGGGACAAGCGAAATCCGGTGAGCTCAATCCGAAAAACGCCAAGGTGAGCCTGGCCAAAGAAATCGTGGGCCGCTATCATTCTCCAGACCTGGCGGACCACGCGGCCCATGAATTTGAAAACGTATTTAAGAAAAAGGAAGTCCCGGATGAAATTCCCGAAGCGAAAACCTGGGGCCATGAGGCACGGTGGATTTGCAAAGTCTTAGCGGAGCATTCCCTGGTGGACAGCACTTCCGCAGCTCAGAGGTTGATCAAGCAGGGAGCGGTTTCAGTGAACGGTCAAAAGATTGCCGACAAGGATCTGCAACTGGAGGGAAACCAGGAATACCTCATCAAGGTCGGCAAGAAACGATTTCTTAAAATCACCGTTAGTTGA
- the mnmE gene encoding tRNA modification GTPase MnmE → MDKFVLRGGVMSDTIASIATPAGEGGISVIRISGPQSLSIASSLFHSSADLEHCVAQKVYFGRMVDPQSKASVDEVLLTYFKAPKSYTAEDVIEISMHGGLFVTAKILQLILDQGARLAEPGEFTRRAFLNGKIDLSQAEAVKDVIHASSERALQSAVSHLQGQLSKKLNAWYDGLLAVLAQLEASIDFSEEGLRFQKREETLADVRRIQTELIALIQTFRQGKIYREGAQVALMGKPNVGKSSLLNALLKEDRAIVTALPGTTRDTLEERLRIRDIHVNFIDAAGIRENPEIIEKEGITRARQALKRADLALVIFDGSEPLDANDDLLMQEVLEKPKLLLFNKSDLPQRLDEAGLRSRFPDEEPLKISAKTEAGISELCDAIYGFVIGDGSLQENLVITRERHRQNLVAANGALQKSCESFEQNLSEEFIAVDISFAMDRIASILGKTFEDDLLDQIFGEFCIGK, encoded by the coding sequence GTGGACAAGTTCGTCCTCCGCGGAGGAGTCATGAGCGACACCATCGCATCCATCGCCACCCCGGCAGGTGAGGGGGGCATCAGCGTCATCCGCATCAGCGGACCCCAATCCTTGTCGATTGCCTCCAGCCTTTTTCATTCCTCGGCTGACCTTGAGCATTGCGTTGCGCAAAAAGTTTATTTCGGCAGAATGGTTGACCCGCAGTCAAAGGCGAGTGTGGATGAAGTCTTGCTGACTTATTTTAAAGCGCCGAAAAGTTATACCGCGGAAGATGTCATCGAGATCAGCATGCATGGCGGACTTTTTGTCACCGCAAAAATTCTGCAACTGATACTCGATCAAGGCGCGCGTTTAGCGGAACCAGGGGAGTTCACCCGCCGCGCTTTTTTAAATGGCAAAATCGATCTTTCGCAGGCAGAAGCGGTTAAAGATGTGATCCACGCTTCGTCAGAAAGAGCGTTACAGTCGGCGGTCTCACATCTCCAGGGGCAGCTTTCCAAAAAGTTGAATGCCTGGTACGACGGATTGCTCGCAGTACTCGCCCAGTTGGAAGCTTCCATCGACTTTTCAGAGGAAGGACTGAGGTTTCAAAAAAGAGAAGAAACCCTGGCGGATGTTCGGCGCATACAAACGGAGCTTATAGCGCTGATTCAAACCTTCAGGCAGGGCAAAATTTATAGGGAAGGCGCCCAGGTGGCGTTGATGGGAAAGCCCAACGTAGGGAAATCCAGCCTGCTCAACGCTCTTCTTAAAGAAGACCGGGCCATCGTGACCGCTTTGCCTGGAACCACGAGAGATACCTTAGAGGAAAGGCTGCGGATTCGCGACATTCACGTCAATTTCATCGACGCGGCGGGAATACGTGAAAACCCGGAAATTATTGAAAAAGAAGGTATCACAAGGGCAAGGCAGGCTCTTAAGCGGGCCGATCTGGCGCTTGTGATCTTTGACGGTTCCGAACCGCTCGACGCAAACGATGACCTTCTGATGCAAGAGGTTTTGGAAAAGCCGAAATTGCTCCTCTTCAACAAAAGCGATCTTCCCCAACGGTTGGATGAAGCCGGTTTACGATCCCGGTTTCCCGATGAAGAACCTCTCAAAATTTCTGCCAAGACCGAAGCTGGAATATCCGAACTTTGTGACGCCATATATGGATTTGTGATCGGCGATGGTTCACTTCAGGAAAATTTAGTCATCACACGCGAAAGGCATCGGCAAAATTTAGTGGCGGCAAACGGTGCGTTGCAAAAATCATGTGAATCTTTCGAGCAAAATTTATCGGAAGAATTTATTGCGGTGGATATCAGTTTTGCGATGGATCGTATCGCATCGATTTTAGGAAAAACATTTGAAGATGATTTGTTGGATCAAATTTTTGGCGAGTTTTGTATCGGTAAATAA
- the fliC_1 gene encoding flagellin produces MIGPTHSNSINRLLNITQQNKSGLGSSLEKIASGRRLNRAGEDAAASAISAQLQSDIRALGQAVRNVESGANFIRSAEGGLNTISELTTRGRELALQAANGTLGDTERQTLNAEFTQIKSEIDRIASSSEFNGQKLLDGSLSAQSSTPIEIQAGTGSGPENRISMNVIEATDTQSLGISNTDISTANGARQALGDLDQAAASLTSSRGQVGAVGNRLVTTANGLGTQVENLTRSESALADTDLAQEVSNLRRGLSLFQTSIKTLATSLKQNEQATGRLLNLSV; encoded by the coding sequence ATGATCGGACCGACCCATTCAAACAGCATCAACCGGCTTCTCAATATCACCCAGCAAAATAAATCGGGGCTGGGAAGCTCCCTGGAAAAAATCGCTTCAGGCCGACGCCTGAACCGGGCCGGAGAAGATGCGGCCGCAAGCGCCATTTCCGCACAATTACAGTCTGATATCCGGGCCCTGGGGCAGGCGGTGCGCAACGTCGAATCCGGAGCAAATTTTATCCGCTCTGCCGAAGGCGGTCTGAACACCATTTCGGAACTCACCACCCGGGGCCGGGAACTGGCTTTGCAGGCCGCAAACGGAACACTGGGCGATACCGAAAGACAAACCCTGAATGCGGAATTCACCCAGATAAAAAGCGAAATCGATCGAATTGCCAGTTCCAGCGAATTCAACGGACAAAAACTTCTGGACGGCTCTCTCAGCGCTCAATCTTCAACCCCCATCGAAATTCAGGCCGGAACCGGAAGCGGTCCCGAAAACCGGATCAGCATGAATGTCATCGAAGCCACTGATACTCAGTCCCTGGGAATCAGCAATACCGACATATCCACCGCGAATGGCGCCAGACAGGCTCTGGGTGATCTGGATCAGGCTGCGGCAAGCCTGACCTCCAGCCGAGGACAGGTGGGAGCCGTCGGCAACCGTTTGGTCACCACCGCCAACGGGCTGGGCACGCAAGTTGAAAATCTCACCCGGTCCGAATCGGCGCTGGCGGATACAGATCTGGCCCAGGAAGTTTCCAATTTACGGCGCGGGCTTTCTTTATTTCAAACCTCAATCAAGACCCTGGCCACCTCGCTCAAGCAAAATGAGCAGGCCACCGGCCGTCTCCTCAATTTGAGCGTCTAA
- the yidC gene encoding membrane protein insertase YidC: MPGNVQFPGTEVIVKVHNGRADMEFSNRGGTLRKFLLPEYHSDQGEIVNLVDHEGGDKWPLSLESSDPGISNILQNAFYEVSPQSLVLTESNPTGKLTFRLKHESGLEVTRVLTFQHKSFLIEMQTQISAAPFASQNLQYSVLWGPSMGGKVQSQTDYFVFSGPTTFANNERIETPADEFADVVRYRGDVKWTAFQNKYFGAALVPLSGTKSSLVKKEGDRLYVGLDFESVQSAVSSSHLLYAGTKQLQVLEDSGYKLFRLMDYGWFGNKFAFLVKPLLKTLEYFHGITGNYGWSIIFLTFIIKLLFFPLTHKSFKSMKGMQKVQPYIKLIQERNKGDRQKINEEMLELYKKHKVNPLGGCLPMLLQIPVFIALYHALFFSIELRGAPFMGWIQDLSVQDPYYVTPVLMGVTMFLQQRLSPAVGDPVQQKIMMFLPIVFTFLFMSFPAGLVIYWTVNNILTISQQYYIYKIAKD, from the coding sequence ATGCCTGGAAACGTTCAGTTTCCCGGCACGGAAGTCATTGTGAAAGTTCACAACGGCCGGGCCGATATGGAGTTTTCCAATCGCGGCGGAACGCTTAGAAAATTTCTTTTGCCGGAATACCACAGTGATCAGGGCGAGATCGTCAATCTCGTGGATCACGAAGGCGGAGACAAATGGCCGCTTTCCCTGGAATCGTCCGACCCTGGAATTTCAAATATTCTGCAAAACGCCTTTTATGAAGTTTCACCTCAATCGCTGGTGCTGACAGAGTCCAATCCGACTGGAAAACTGACGTTTCGTCTCAAGCACGAATCCGGACTGGAAGTGACCCGTGTGCTCACCTTTCAGCACAAAAGTTTCCTGATTGAAATGCAGACCCAGATCAGCGCCGCTCCGTTCGCCAGTCAAAATCTGCAATACAGCGTGTTGTGGGGACCGTCGATGGGAGGCAAAGTTCAATCTCAGACCGACTATTTCGTTTTTTCCGGCCCCACCACCTTCGCGAATAACGAACGTATAGAAACACCTGCCGACGAATTTGCCGATGTTGTCCGTTACCGGGGGGATGTGAAATGGACAGCGTTTCAGAATAAATATTTCGGCGCCGCCCTCGTCCCACTGAGCGGCACCAAATCCTCACTGGTAAAAAAAGAAGGGGATCGTCTTTATGTCGGGCTGGATTTTGAATCCGTGCAATCCGCGGTTTCATCTTCCCATCTTTTGTACGCCGGCACCAAGCAACTGCAGGTCCTCGAAGACTCCGGTTACAAATTATTCCGGTTGATGGATTATGGATGGTTTGGCAATAAATTTGCCTTTCTGGTCAAACCCCTGCTCAAGACGCTCGAGTATTTTCATGGCATCACCGGCAACTATGGGTGGTCCATCATTTTCCTGACCTTCATCATCAAGCTTTTATTCTTTCCCTTGACCCACAAAAGCTTCAAGTCGATGAAGGGAATGCAGAAGGTTCAGCCCTACATCAAGTTGATACAGGAACGCAACAAGGGCGACCGGCAGAAAATAAACGAAGAGATGCTGGAGTTGTATAAAAAGCATAAGGTGAATCCTTTGGGAGGCTGTCTTCCCATGCTCTTGCAGATTCCGGTCTTCATCGCTCTTTATCATGCCTTGTTTTTTTCCATCGAATTGCGTGGCGCTCCTTTCATGGGATGGATCCAGGATCTTTCCGTGCAGGATCCGTATTATGTGACTCCGGTGTTGATGGGCGTCACCATGTTTTTACAGCAAAGGCTTTCACCCGCGGTCGGCGATCCGGTGCAACAGAAAATCATGATGTTTCTGCCAATCGTTTTTACCTTCCTGTTCATGTCCTTTCCTGCCGGCCTGGTGATTTACTGGACCGTAAACAACATTTTGACGATTTCCCAGCAATATTATATCTATAAGATCGCCAAAGACTGA